The genomic stretch TTGAGCTGTGTCCCTTCAGCACACAGCATCTTTAAAGAGGAGATGTACCAGTACTGTGCCCACACTTAGGTTGTGCATTTGGTCCTGGATGGGGATACAGCTGgtagcacccaccaccacccagagCTAATACATGCCTCTGATGATTCCTCCCACAGCAACTTGGTTAGCTTGCTCAGGCCCACTTCCTATGTCCACCACCACAACTTCCCTCCACACATCAGGAGTGGAGATGGCCCACAGCATTTGACAGCCAAGAGGACAGAAACAGCAGGTACTGGCAAAGCACAGCCATCTCCCTGCAGCACATACCTCAGAGGCATATTTGGCGAGTGCAAAACACACTCCATGCTTAGATGTCTAGCACACAGTTGTTAAAACCCTTCTAGCATGGTGTGGAGCTTACATGAAGTAAAGGTTGGATCCGGTTTCTGAATAGCTACAAAATTGCACTGAGGAAAATAAAGATATGATTCTTTTTAACTGTAGCTATTTTCTGTTAACAGAACCTACGCATCAATCCCTCCTATCATATGTCTCCAGAGAGAGCGGCAGCAATCCCACACACTCATCATCGTTGTAGATTGCTCAGCACTTTGGCCCATGATGATTTGTAGGAGAAACTCAACCTTCATGTTAAAAGCATTGGGCTCAAGAGATTAATTTGGTGGGATAAATCTATAAAGCAAGCAGCACAGCACATCAAAAATTGGAATTCATTCATAACAGCTTATCATTTAGGTAGCTACAAATGCTAGCAAAACAGGAGTCtttgaaggaaaagagagagatccTATAATAAACAGAGTTCTTATAGCcagtttcattttttcatgtttaataatgctttttttccttccatataAAGCTTTCCACCTAAGGCTTTTCCAAGTATTTTATAAAGGCAGGTAAGTGTTACATCATCATCATCCCAATTTTACAAGCAGGAAACAGGCGCAAGAACAAAAGTAATTTGAGCAAACTAAAACAGCAGATCCCAGACCAAAATAGAAACAGAATCAAAGCCTCATAGCAAAACTCCCCTTCTCCGGCCACCAGAGATTTTTACGTGGTTGCTATgcagcattctttttttttactttgaaaaaaaaaagcaaagaaaaagcagcaatcaAACAAAGGAGAATGGCAAAAGAATTGCAAGCTTCAACATACGTACTTCCACATCGCTGGCATTAgtacaaaaataaagatttttattaactagtttacaaaaataaaaagtatattcAGTCACATTTGATCTCATCAGTGGGGTTTATTTGACTTTGGAAGATAAAGCCTGTTTGAAACGTCTTTTTAGATCTTGCATGTTGGGAGATTTGGGCCGAGGGATGATGGATGACCGTCTcttgtctgtgctgctgctgtggtgtAGTTTGCTGACCTCCTTGCAAAGGTACTGGAAAACATCGCAGACACCGTGGGAGCTCTCACTCGTGGAAATTTCTAAAAACAGGCTGCCCAGTTCATTTGCCAGCTGTAGTCCGTCTTTTGTCTGTACTTGCCTGGCATGGAGAAGGTCTGCTTTGTTTCCCACAATAATGATGGGAGTCCTGGCATCTGGGTGGACCTTGCGGATGTGCTGATAGAGAGGCTGAATTGATTCGTAGCTACTGTAGTCAGTGATGGAGTAGACCAAGAGGAAGCCTTCTGCCCACCTCGCGCATCTAGACAGAGCATCCAGCACCTGCACAGGGTCTTCTTGCACCTGCAATACGACAGAGTAAAAATTTCACACTGGGTTGTGAAAATGTAAAGCTTGTATCATAGATAGCACTGCTAAACGGGTCCAAGGAGAAACCTGAGCTCTGTCTTAGATGTTAAGCCCAGCTGCTTCCCTTTTCAGGAACTTCGGCTCAAAAGCCTTAAGTGGTACCTTAAGCGGTAGAGAGGAACTGATTTCATTTAAGCAGCCAGCCAAAATTTCGGATTTCTAATGCCTGTTCTTGGATCACTTAGCTAAGCACGCTGCAGTTCGATCTCTTTTGTTCTCAGTGCTTCAGACGGTTGAATATAGCCCAGGGCTTTCTCGGGAAGAGAGGTCGAGAGCAAAACCTGCCGGAAAGTTCACGATCCTGCCGGCGGAGGCTctcggcggcggcagccgcgggaggccccggcccccggccgcagccgcggAGCTCCGCCGACTCCCGCGGcaccgcggcgggcgggcgggcgggcggcgcgtcCGTACCTGGCCGCAGCCCGGCGTGTCCTGGATCTGCACGGCGACCTGCTCTCCCTCGAGGTGAACCAGCCGGCAGTAGAGGTTCCCTGGGAGacacgcggcggcggcggtgaaAACCTGCGGCTGCCCGcgcagcggcggccgcgccgggcccccgcgccgcgccgcgccaagCCTCACCTGTGTTGGGCTCGTAGTCGCCGATGAACCGCTTGGTCAGGAACCGCACGATCAGCGCTGCAACACAGAGCGGCCGCGTTAggcgcagcccggcgccgccccgccgccccgcgccccgccgcgcacTCACCGCTCTTGCCGACGCCGCGGGCGCCCAGCACGGCCAGGCGGAGCtcggcgcccggcggccccggcgcgcacTCCGCGATGGGCGCCAGCAGGAAGGGCTGCGACATGCCCGGCAGGCGCatggggggggcggccccgcggccggctcggctcggctcg from Dromaius novaehollandiae isolate bDroNov1 chromosome 1, bDroNov1.hap1, whole genome shotgun sequence encodes the following:
- the RASL11A gene encoding ras-like protein family member 11A, whose translation is MRLPGMSQPFLLAPIAECAPGPPGAELRLAVLGARGVGKSALIVRFLTKRFIGDYEPNTGNLYCRLVHLEGEQVAVQIQDTPGCGQVQEDPVQVLDALSRCARWAEGFLLVYSITDYSSYESIQPLYQHIRKVHPDARTPIIIVGNKADLLHARQVQTKDGLQLANELGSLFLEISTSESSHGVCDVFQYLCKEVSKLHHSSSTDKRRSSIIPRPKSPNMQDLKRRFKQALSSKVK